Sequence from the Parus major isolate Abel chromosome 1, Parus_major1.1, whole genome shotgun sequence genome:
CAGGTTGCAATATCTACACCTTGGAATGATTAAGTTCTTACAACTCACTTGAGTGTCTAAGGAATTGTGGATTTTATCCACACGGCATATTTCCTAAAAAGAGCTGATTCCCACTGTAGTAGCATGAACACTTGAAAAATACCTTCTGGACACTACAACTTCTCTATTTCTAGTTCTTCAGTGGTCATTGTGTTGATGCCAAAACAGTCTCTTGTAGGAGTAATGAGGTGTGGTGCATGTGCACTGTGCTCATACATGTTGTTTTTCAAATCTCCATGTTCTATCTAACTAAAGGAATACTAAAGATTAAAAGGCAGCATTGTGCTTGCATTTAGTTGCTCCTCTCAATTactctttgtttctctctctctctttaaatcttttttgtggttgattttttttgtttctttccctctccccatgTGTCTTGGCCACAGGAGGACACCGAGCCGTGGTACTCTCAGCAAGTGTACACAAGGTACTGGAGGCACTATGACTTAGCCATGCGCTGGATGCGCAGGCACCAGAAAGCCTACAGGAAAGCCATGGAGTCCTTTTATCGCCTGCCATGGCATCCATGgcatcctgctgcagcctctccaagCAGCCACTATGCAGATTGGGATGGGAATGACCTCCCACATACCCAAAACTATTCTTCCAGCTATAGACCAGGTGCCAGAGTTCCACATCATGGGGGAGATCAGCAGTACACAGGTGCCTACGAGGAGAGGGAGGATGCTGATGAGGACTCTGAAATGGAAGAGGATGCTGAAGGAGACTCCAAAATGGAGGAAGACTCCGAGTCTGAAGGGGAGATAGAATATGACTTGAGTAACATGGAGATCACAGAGGAGCTTCGCCAGTTTTTTGCAGAGACAGAAAGGCACCGAGAAGAGCTGCGTAAGTCCATGcttgttctgtgttttgtggtattttgtattttgtggtATTGAGTACTGGATAGCTTCAACATTTACAGGTTTTGTAAGAATTCACAGCAATAGGCACTGCTAGTGAGCAAGCCAACTGACTGAAACAGGCAGAACTAATTGGTGCACTTAAGTACTACTCATTAGAAATGAGTTTTAGAAAATGTTTGGAAGTTTTTtggtgagagagagagagaaaattatgACTGCAAAGAGAATAACACTTTTGTTCAGAAGACAATGTTAATCTTCactactgaggaaaaaaactccCGAATTTTTATGGTTAAATCTAGTTAATGTGCTATATGTCTGAGGAGGGAACTCACAGGAAATGCTTGAATACATCACTGAACCCTACAGTAAGCCTCAATGTATTTTATACCATGGAACAGTCATTTTGGTTGTTATTCTTTTTCTAACCTGACAGTAAAATTTCAtgaccttttcttcttcccctgcaTCCTCTTCATTCTGTACTACACCACAAGTTTCTCTTTGTTGTACATCTTGATCTGGACCCAAGTCCTTTGGTAGGAAATGTATGCTAAAGTCGTAAGATTTTTCTGAGGTCTTCATCCTCAGAGGTATTAGTCatctttgtttctgtgaaatcCTTAAAAGATTAAAGGATTATTCTGTGCTTTATTGACACTTTATTCATATACAGGTGTTGCAAAAAAATTTGTTATGTTTTAAGAATGCAGAATggtaaaaatagcttttctcaCATGACTCCAGTAGAAAATACCCATAATGAATGTTTAGTAGagctttctctgcttctctgaagGAGAAGATATTCTAAAAGCATATAATAAAGGCAATGattagaagagaaagaaaattttaagttcTTTGATCAGCAGGTATCGGAGGGTGAGCTGAAACAACTTGGCTTAACTTCACACTTCTCATCAGTGTGATGCACAGTTGATCTAGTTAGCAGAGGTAAGTGAGTTAAGGAGTTCAGTGGTAGTGGTTCATGTGGCCTGCATGAATCCCTTTTTCATTGTGCTTTTGCAGAA
This genomic interval carries:
- the GEMIN8 gene encoding gem-associated protein 8: MEDTEPWYSQQVYTRYWRHYDLAMRWMRRHQKAYRKAMESFYRLPWHPWHPAAASPSSHYADWDGNDLPHTQNYSSSYRPGARVPHHGGDQQYTGAYEEREDADEDSEMEEDAEGDSKMEEDSESEGEIEYDLSNMEITEELRQFFAETERHREELRRQQQLEAEDPYVEADQDLHRRVERSVEPPTERPGERRMAEMKKLYGAEAAKIQAMEAAMQLIFDRNCDKKQPKYWPIIPLKLPLGQLASRFLLFQRALVQFGVILQSGSSSLFRA